The sequence below is a genomic window from Polaribacter vadi.
AATAACCTCTTTATCTTTTACTTCTTTTACAGGCGAATTAAATTTAAAAGTAGTATTTTTTAAGTTTAATTTTAGCTGATTTGGTATTTCTTGAATTCCGTTTTTAGGCAAAACAGCCAAGCCATCACCAAACATTTTGTATACAAATTCAAACATTCTGCTTGAGGTTTCTAAGTTTGGATCCAAAAATATTCCGCTAAAAAAAGGTTTGAAAAAATCGTTAATTATTTCATCAGAAAAACCAAAATCTTGCAAATATTGTAAGGTTGATGTTTCACCTGTCTTAAAAATTGCAGCAATTTTCTTCTTCTTTAAAAGTATGTTTAGTTTTAGAATTTTTGTTTTATCAGCAAAAGTACCAATAGATGAAAATAACGTAGGAAATAATAATGAAAAACTACGAAGAGGATCTCCAATAGTTTGCTGTTTATTGTCTTTAAAAATGGTGGCTCCAGGCAAAAACTCTTGCAATTCTAACGCGTCATAATTTAAATATTTTTTAGCTGCTGGATAAGAAGTCAATAAAACTTGAAAGCCATGATCCAAGGTATAACCATCAACAATATCCGATTTTACACGACCACCAACAGAATTGGTAGCTTCTAAAATAGTTGGGTGATACCCATGATTTTCTAAAATTTGAGCAGCAATTAAACCACTAATTCCTGCACCAATGATATGTATTTTATATGCTGATT
It includes:
- a CDS encoding FAD-dependent oxidoreductase, which gives rise to MEKSAYKIHIIGAGISGLIAAQILENHGYHPTILEATNSVGGRVKSDIVDGYTLDHGFQVLLTSYPAAKKYLNYDALELQEFLPGATIFKDNKQQTIGDPLRSFSLLFPTLFSSIGTFADKTKILKLNILLKKKKIAAIFKTGETSTLQYLQDFGFSDEIINDFFKPFFSGIFLDPNLETSSRMFEFVYKMFGDGLAVLPKNGIQEIPNQLKLNLKNTTFKFNSPVKEVKDKEVILQNDTILKSNFTIIATEASNLISNLKNQETAWKSCESLYFETDKRVIQKPLIGLISDENSLINNIFYHTSLATSTKNNKELLSVTVVKEHQLTDLNLILRVTEDLKRFCNIDVKKFLKHYHIKKALPKLTNLQYEISSTETKLKATVFLAGDQLLNGSLNAAMIAGERAALGVIQTLEDGLIVDELTSEYS